TCCTtaagaaatgtatattaattaccGAAGTTAGTCACCACATGTAATCATTAATGTGCTTCCAGCGCCTTATAAAACTCATcaaactgtaaatataaatcgGTGTACATGCCATAGCTATATATAGTACATACATGTCACGTGCACTCACTAAAAATCTAGCGTGCATGGGTAACTAGTAGACccatttaaagttaaatttagaaaattaacttCGTTTGTTGCACATGTTCAGTCTACCTAAAGTTATAACATATCTTTCTGTGTTGTACACCGATTTCTTTTTGACATcgtacataaactttgaaactgatatcaaattaataaaaactatCAAAACATACCAAAATACATACAAACTTGTAACACTCGTCAGTCTCAACATGCCATGTGCACTATTACAAAATGGCGCAGTCGGCCTAAGTACCGAGGTTGCTACCCATAATGCTTTGCGAAAGACATGTGGAATTTATGACATTGGGCCAACTAAGGGCTAATACCAACCACCCAACAAATGGTTCCTTTCTCACTACAGCAGTTTTATGATATTAATTATACCGTGGTGTCCAGCTAGCGCAGAGGTAGCGCTCTAGGTTCTCACCTACACACACATAATgacccctagcgcaaacatccgtgcatcaaaggaccccattggaaataagttttCGAGCCTTCATGGGtcatccttggtatttatgtaaatatttataattataccaaataaacatttattttaacagTTAACCCAACATTGACCCAACTATCATTATTGCTAGATTGGCCTCATAATGCATCACCAACTGGGTAGTAACTTGACCTGCGTATTCACATaaaacaggggatgctcactcctcctaggcacctggtcccacctctggtatatccaggggtccgtgtttgcctaactatctattttgtattgcttataggagttatgagattaatcactgttcgttatcttcacctttcatcaacatGTCTATCCCAAATTCCTtctgtcccgtggggatctgggttagaatatgtcctcagtactccttgcttgtcgtagaaggtgactaaaatggggcggtccttcgaatgagaccgcaaaaatcgatgctccgtgtcacagcaggtgtggcactataaagacccctccctgctcaaagctcgtaagcgccgagcataggacaaaattttacagcccttcaccggcagtggtgacgtctccatatgagtgaaatattctcgagagggacgttaaacaatatttaatcaatcaaattCCTTCTCGTGGGGTTCCggcttagaataggtcctcagtacctcttgcttgatCTAAGACAAAAACAATCAACATTTAGTGTATGTTCGTTTACTAAACAACACAGTAATCAAATCATGTAGGAATTCTCGTCGTGTGTATCGTAACCTGAAAGGAATTGGGTTTTCCTATCTCAACTGCACATCGATCATAGTCTTTTGATGTACGGCATCATTCAGGAATGCAATTCTAATTTCGGTTACTCGGAGCAACTGGTCCATGTTTTTGCTCATCGTGACAACTTTtacgttttatttattcatatattaaaaCAGTCCTTGGATATTACATCTTCGACGCTGTACCACACTCCCATTCTTTAAAGTTCTGTAACGTCCCTACCCGCTGCTGTCATTGCTCGCCTTAACATATTAGCGTATCGATACGACAAAATATCGCCATACCTACAAACAGAAAACATTAAATCTTCAAAAACAATGaaagttttaatatacatgtataatcaacTTCAGACATTTCGAatccccctcccctcccctccccgactactatattttttcagttatcgtgaaaattatttctgtatcaTCGTTTTTATCTTCGCTAGTGAGGAGTGCAGGGTcctgttttacaaaacaacttacgacagtgtcgcaagtcttaaattatattacagttattactttgagTAAATGAAGTAAAAGTTTTCTGAGGctaaattttcaacattttaaaaaaaatattttgcatttggagtgaaggATCTTACAATAAAACTagaaaaattcaatatgtaaagttggtcgtaagtcgtaagttcttttgtaaaatgcacccCTTATCCGTTGCTCTTGTTTTCAATTGCCAATAACAAGGAATGCAATCTGCATCTCTCATTTTTCCCATAGGTACTTGTAGATTTTTTCAGAGTTTTGTATTTACTGCGCAGCTCTATCGGAGTGTTGAATCGGGCTCATTTGCATCGCATTTTATTTGTTACCTACTTGTGAAACTGAAGGGGGCTATAGTTTTCCtctttgtctgtccgtctgtctcaATTGGTTTTCCGGACATTTGAGCTTCCTCAATCGTTGTTAGATCGAGTTTTGATTTTGACATGGTTGAATGGTTTTTACGAGATTTATAGGACTTGTGCTGAATATAGTTCCACTTGGTTTctacactacatgtacttgACCATTCTAAAACTTGTTCCTCTGGTCTTTAAGGGCGGAGTTTGGTAGCACAGTTTACAGGTGTTCGCCACCACTGTGATTGTTTCGTTAAAGCGCATTTCATTGTTACGGAGTCTTCTGTCCGTGtctatcaaaattcattttgtCAAGGACGCTAAATTCTGACTACATCTGTCACAAGAGAAGATGAGAATATCGAATCGGAATGCCTGGTCAGCACAGATGCATCTCGTACTGTAAAATTACCAACATTAATATTACAACTAGACAAGCAAGTGGTACCCTCCAAAATCCAATATCTCCGGGACTTCCTCGTCAAATAAAGTGTTCAGATTTTCATAATGCACAATATTCTGTCGTTGATCATAGACAATGATCTCCACAGGAAACCTGAAACACAGTTAGCAAACGTTACCGTGCACGCACGACAAATATCCAATCTGAGTTTACTTAATATGAAGCGCATACTCGAAATACTACAAATCGGGATGTGCATTTCTGTTGCATTACACTTAATTTAATTAGTTTCCCGAAGAAGCTTACGAGTAGGCATCCAGTGTCTCCGAAGCCATTTTGGCGACAATGCTATCTGTGGACTGTACAAGCTTCTTCAGTCTCGCGACAAGGGACCATGAGgagatgaaattatttttcagaaatttcATAATGGGCGGACTCGCGAGTGGACCATCGCGTAGAGTCCGCCCAGATCctgaaataaatacaaaattttatttttgagaatCGCTAACAGCATATCTTTAGATTtcagatatacacatgtacactacTCGATGTAAATGTATTAAATCCTAACCTCAGCATGACTGGTCATCAAGTGCTCCCCATAATACGATATGGTGTATCAATTTAGTTTCCCCCTTTGCCATCTTGATTGCTTCTTCAAAGGGTAAGTATTCCACCTAACAATAAAAACATTCTGCAATGAATAGTATTCCACCTAACAATAAAAACATTCTGCAATGAATAGTATTCCACCTAACAATAAAAACATTCTGCAATGAATAGTATTCCACCTAACAATAAAAACATTCTGCAATGAATAGGATTCCACCTAACAATAAAAACATTCTGCAATGAATAGGATTTCACCTAACAATAAAAACATTCTGCAATGAATAGGATTCCACCTAACAATAAAAACATTATGCAATGAATAGGATTCCACCTAACAATAAAAACATTATGCAATGAATAGGATTTCACCTAACAATAAAAACATTATGCAATGAATAGGATTTCACCTAACAATAAAAACATTATGCAATGAATAGGATTTCACCTAACAATAAAAACATTATGCAATGAATAGGATTCCACCTAACAATAAAAACATTCTGCAATGAATAGGATTTCACCTAACAATAAAAACATTATGCAATGAATAGGATTCCACCTAACAATAAAAACATTATGCAATGAATAGGATTCCACCTAACAATAAAAACATTATGCAATGAATAGGATTTCACCTAACAATAAAAACATTATGCAATGATGAAGTATTTCACCTATTGATAAAAACATTATGAAATGACGATGTATTTCACTTAACAATAAAACATTATGCAATGAATAAATATTCCTCCTAACAATAAAAGCCTCACatgattatgagattgatcactgttcgttatcttcatctttcatcatCCTGCtgacctgtcacacccaccgtaaacactttatcttgatcaggtaaacggagtaatccttagtcaaactcgtgacccaatgacaggttgtattggcaaactaaatcgttataacgaccatagaatttacacaatgctgactttaaacgaaactgttgaaacttcTGTGACAtaaatttgtttgtcagtagtctgcctccatttaaaaaatgatcgcagaacaagctcttgcgtatcgaatcagttgagagacataaaaaccatttgcaggtgataatggaatattgctacatagatatgggaaggtaatgatgaagaagctgaaatcatcccgtttgtcataaagttgagttgttaatatgccgttaacatctatgttcgataaaatatctaagtacgaagcagaggtggacgactctgtggtgtcttttatttcgagttcgctgggatatatcgaatcgacatatgaatgaaaatgtttattgttaattaAGGATGTCAATGAGTAATCGAGTACTCGACTCTCGCTCGGTCATACCGATCATCTACTAACTATTTCATAGTCTAGTACTCATTTAAAATAATCTTTTTTAGTAATGTACATCAATTCTACACGTTTCAGTATATTTGTGAGTAAAAATCATGAAAGGGTAAAGTCAAAGGTCGGTTTTAATTCGTTCATGTGCAAATTCATAAACACAACtaataaattaaaatgaatttctgtcttacatgtatattgcatgatGATGTACTTTTCTTGTTAGCGTACTTGGGGATAACTAAACTCAAGCTTGTCTGTCGTAATATTGTATCACATTGTTCGAGCTATGTACAAAACGAAAAGGTCATACCTGTTTGAAGGGAAAGAATGCCTTTTCCAGTTGACTTTCCGCTTCTTTTACGGATGTTTCACGTGACCATTTGAAATTGCGTTCACCATAGAAAGGTTGTGATTTTAGCTCCATTAGAGGAAGGTAACCAATGTCCACCATTAAATTATCGGTAGGCCGGTTACTTCCATACCATTCTAAATCTTTGGGATTACATGGGTGTGGATTATGATATAAAGACAATTCAGGAATATCAAACACGTTCAGTTGTTCTTTATAAGCCTTGTCAACTCTAGTTTCAAGTACGATATATCTCTATTTCTCACTATGACATTGGCAAAAAACATTCCgtcaatattttacatgtaaaacacttTCCATTGGTCCGAGAAAACAAATTATAacagaaaataaatgaaataattatgtGTGTGTCAAACGTAATTTACAATTGTTGCAAATTAATATTGAAGAGTTATTACACTACTAATCTCAAACGTGATCTTAACCATATAATTATGTCTAgtataatatataattatacaacaACCTATTTCTGACAGTCTGTTAAATTAGCTTATAAGACATCATGtataaaatcaaatacatgGCTGGGTATTCACCCATTACATAATAATGTTCTAGTCATTACAATAATCACATCCATGATAAAACTTGTCAAATTACTCAAACCTTTTGCAAAGTATATTTTTCGCCATAGTAAATAACATTTCTAAAGCTGTTGCCATAGTAAAGCAAAGTTTCAAAGCTTTTACCACAGTAAAATGTCTCAAAGCTTCCATCACAGAAGATAAAAGTTTCTAAGCTTTAGCCATAGTAAATAAAAGTTCTAATTATAAAAGCTTTTGCCACAGTAAATAAAAGTTCTAATTATAAAAGCTTTTGCCATAGTAAATAAAAGTTCTAATTATAAAAGCTTTAGCCATAGTTGCTATAGTTACACGTGTaaaaaaggttaagataacgaacagtaatcaatctcaattcctacaaagaatacaacatGAAGAGTAGGACAACtacggagccctggacacaccagaggtgggatctggtgccgaggagaagtaagcattccatgttgaccggtcacacctgttGTGAGCCCAATATATTATCAGGTAAATGAAacaatccttagtcaaaattagtTTATAAAAACggctaacaattggtatgaaacatgtcagacaacaatttacccaatggcaggttgtattggtgaaaggtgaagataacgaagtgatcaatctcatgaaaggtgaagataacgaacaatgatcgaTCTCATAGCTAatttatgcaatacaaaatagataattgggcaaacacggattcctggacacatcagaggtgggatcaggtgcctaggaggagtaagcatcccctgtcgaccggtcacacccgcggtgagccctatatcctgatcaggtaaacggaattatccgttgtcaaaatcagtgtgccaagaacggcctaccaatcggtatgaaagacgtcaggcagtatttgaccaaatgataggttgtattgacgaactagatagttataacgaccatagaatttgcgaaatgctgacttcaatcgagactgttgaaacccctgtaacatcaacttgtcaGTAACCGaattaaaaacttaccatactcagagtatttatatatttgatgCGTTGGACAAAACTCACCGACATTTAACTCCTTGGTGTTTGGAACATAGAGATGGAAGTACAGCATTTTATTGGTTTGGGTATTTAGAATTAAATTCCCTGTGAAATACGCTGGCGTGAACCAAAAAGGTAACAACGGTTCTTTGTTCAACTGGAATTCAGCATGAAACCTAATCAAATGTAACGCCATTCATTGTAAACCAAAAGTAGCATCAAAGTGTTGTTAGATATCACTTGTCAAAGAACTTTATTGGCTCATGTGACAGATAACTTAGTCACACTGAACAAGGAAAAAAGATTACCTGATGTAAATGTTCACTATGGACCCAGCAGTTGCATGTAATGTTGCATACCCCCCTCTCGGTTCAAATCTTGTCTGCAGGAAAGGATTACCATGGAAACTTTGGAGAAGATCAGAAATTACTCTCTGTATACCTGAATAGATTGGAGGCGTGTGGCGATTGTGGGATAGTTCACCAGCCTCACCTTCATATAACTTCCAGATATCCCCAACGTCTTTACCCGGAACCCAGAACTCCATAAAGCGAGACTCTTCGATGCAAGTAAGATTTTGATTGGGTTTTGTCCAGTTTAAGAGTGCATTTATATACTCTTCTTCACTCtgtataacaatataaaaagGTAAAGCACAGTACACATAGAAGTCATTGTTTCTTCCTTCTGATATCCAGataaatttacatttccaatgttttgcctttttgattttattttgccTTTTATACCGCCATCAGTTGTAATGATggacatttcctcatgaatgcaaagCAGCTGTAAACCAGTTGCGTGTGAATCTTGATAAAAATGTCACGTCAAAATAACGGCCGGGAATTCCGaaagaaataaaagtagaatttaGATTTacgaaatatatttcatttttgaaaatacacgagggtatgaattgcaacgcttcacgccggtataCTTCATGATGCGCGTTAACTATGACAAACTGGCGATCTCAGATTGACATATTTTCACATCGGAATAATTGTCTTCATTAAGTACGGCGGCGTGAAGTGTCGCAATTCttacgtattttcaaaaaccaaATTTAGATCATATATGATCACCAtaacaaaaatcaaatttacttcTTAATATATGATCACtatgaaaaaaatcaatttgaaaGTATTAATAATAGTAAATTAGCGTTTCAACGTTTTCGATAGAGTAAAGCATAGTATTTAACGTTTgctaaaatatttattccagtATGGTATTAACAAATATAGTATCAACGTTTTACAATAGTAGATGAAAGGTTTTACTATAGGAATTGTCGTTGGGTTACCGTGTACCATTATATGTTGCTGAAAATCAGAACTTTACCTTAACTAAGTTGCTTCCAGATACATCATCTCCTAAAGATTTCAGATTCAACGGCTGATATCGAACATTCAGTGGAACTTCCCCGTCTGTACATACTCTGACGATATCCTTTAATATAGAAAAATACAGCGACAAAGTGTAAAGTTTGATAATTAGTTATATGGAAATAAAGATTGTTACCAGTATAAAATCAAGTCTAGATGTTCACAGTCAAGCTTTGTTAGTAGCAGTAGTCCACTTCTGCAGAATTTTATATTTAGTACTAAATTCTATCTACTGGGAATATCGATACATTAAGTGTCAACAATGCAATAAATTCCATCTACTGGGAATATCGATATATTAAGTGTCAACAATGAAGTATATCTATTGGATACAGATATTAAGGAAGTGTCAAGAAGGAAACAAATTCTATCTATTGGATTAAGATATTAAGGACGTCTCCACAATGCAATACATGATTCTATCTATTGGATTCAGATATTAAGGACGTCTCCACAATGCAATACATGATTCTATCTATTGGATTCAGATATTAAGGACGTCTCCACAATGCAATACATGATTCTATCTATTGGATTCAGATATTAAGGACGTCTCCACAATGCAATACATGATTCTATCTATTGGATTCAGATATTAAGGACGTCTCCACAATGCAATACATGATTCTATCTATTGGATGCAGATATTAAGGACGTTTCCACAATGCAATACATGATTCTATATATTGGATTCAGATATTAAGGACGTCTCCACAATGTAATACATGATTCTATCTATTGGATGCAGACATTAAGGACGTCTCCGCAATGCAACAAATTCTATCTTTTAGATGTAGATATTAAGGACGTGTACGCAATGCAATACATGATTCTATCTATTGGATATCGATACATTAAGGAAGTGTCGACAATACAATTTATGATTCCATCTATTGTATACGAATATTAAGGAAGTGTCAAGAAGGCAACAAATTATATACGAATATTGAGGAAGTATCGACAAGGCAATAAATGATTTTATCTCTTGGGTGCGATTATTAAGGAATTGTCAACAAGGCAACAACTGATTCTTTCTATTGGCTACGAATATCAAGGAATGTCATTAATTaaggcaataatttttaaaaaaaaatacttgacACTACCTGGCTATCTTCATTTGATGCTACGGCATGATCTCTCGTCTGGAGTTGCTCCGAGTGTTTGTCACGGTATCGTACATATAAGGTAAAACCAAACAGTGCAAcgaaaaatataaagaaaaacaaaaactttagGTACAAAAAATGCATGACTTTGCTGTACGAAGCGACCAGGCAGCCATCTTTTGGACAGCCTTGACGACACGGTTATCGATAAGGTCTTCTGAGGTCTTCTTATCTGGTATTTCTGACGTTTGGTGGTAAAGTCTCACTAGCAATCATGGCACAAGGTATCGTCTGCTTGTCCCTGGTAATCCTGGGCTGTTGCTATTTACTGTCCTCCCATCTCATCCAAAACCCTTTCACATCCGAACAACTTGCAGTTCTCGCTAACGCCAACTTTAGGGATCTTCCCTTTCGATTACAGGTTGCCCTCAGAAGAAGACCTAAAACAGGAGACAATTCGTAAGTATTTCAAAAGAGAAAATTGGGGATGATTTTGCTTTACAACTGACATGTAAATTGTTCAGCAATATCACTTTCTTAGGACATTTCTTTAAACACTTCTGCAAGGTATTTTGTCCTaaattatttcttatcatttgtCTTGCATTTTCACCTGAATTGTAAATTGGCTTTCGAAACTTTCACATGAAGCAACAACAAAAGAGTCattcacatttattgtgataTTTGGATTACATATACGTTTCACATGGATGTGATAAGAAATTTGTATGTTTCAAAGTACACACACGCTGTACGTTTTGTGCGATAgtagatattcatattaaaaTCATACAATGTTCTTTGCATATTTGCTGATTaagtattgtacatgtaaaataatataGCTTCAAAACGCGCGTGACAATCACATGCAGTGTTCTTGCATACAAATGCTGTATTAAAActgataaaaatgtaaaaattttagACATTTTTGCTGCTCCACCGATACAAGTACTCCCATTGGTTACAAAACAGTTTCCAAGGTTGTCAGCGAAATCATCAAAGTAGGAAAAGTTGTCCAGGTTGGAGAAAATTCTTGTGGATTTTTAAACACCGGAAAATGTCATCAAAACGAGCTGCGATATGAGTAAGTATTATTTTGCAGAATGATTCAAAGTTAAAGACGCAAGATTGAATGTACTGTGGCTGGATGGTACAATGTATTTCTGTCTATTCACATCATACTTAAGATTTAAATTCGTATCATTACTTTAAATTTCCATTCATTATGCTGTATATTTATGTTTAACTTCATACCAATGCTTAAACAGTAAAATTGTTTTAGTGGGGGAAAATGACTTATATTTATGAATGAGAATTAATTGATTACAGAGAGAAGGTGATCACCCATCTGACGTACGAGGAGATGCCCTTGATTCAGCAGTGTCCTTCTTCCAACATCGTCTGCTGTAACCACTACGTAAACATTACCGGAAACTGCATGTGTATGTGTCTTACGCGGATCAATTGCAGTGTCtctttgttgttttacatcccattcAGGATTTCTTTACTCAAATAGACATGTGACCAGGCTCCCTGACCATACGTTGAGAGTATATTTAAGTCGAATTACTCATGAATTAGTGATATTTATCAgtcaatgaaattcattttgagatattttcaatttgatTCCAAATGACAATAAGGATTTCGTGTGATTTTAACACGCCAAGTGACTATAACAAACTCTTATTTTCAACTCAAGTCTACTCTCAGTTTATTGTCATGGGGCCTGCATTAGGCGGATGAACACAGAGTTTGACCATGTGCTCATGACCATtatagtgagggttctttgtaTGACGCTCAGGGTCATTCTGTTTGAGTCCTTTGTGTGACGCTAAGGGCCATTGTATTGAGAGTTCTTTGTGTAACACTCAAGGCTATTGTAGTGAGGCTTCTTTGTGTGACGCTCAGGGCCATTATAATGAGGGTTATTTGTGTGACGCTCAGGGCCATTGTATTGAGGGTTCTTTGTGTGACGCTCAGGGCCATTATAGTGAGAATTCTTTGTGTGACGCTCAGGGCCATtatagtgagggttctttgtgTGACGCTAAGGGCCATTGTATTGAGACTTCTTTGTGTAACACTCAGGGCTATTGTAGTGAGGGTTGTTTGTGTGACGCTCAGGGCCATTATAATGAGGGTTGTTTGTGTGACGCTCAGGGCCATTGTATTGAGGGTTCTTCGTGTGACGCTCAGGGCCATTGTATTGAGGGTTCTTCGTGTGACGCTCAGGACCATTGTATTGAGGGTTCTTCGTGTGACGCTCAGGACCATTGTATTGAGGGTTCTTCGTGTGACGCTCAGGACCATTGTATTGAGGGTTCTTTGTGTGACGCTCAGGGCCATTGTAGTGAAGGTTCTTTGTGTGACGCTCAGGGCCATTGTAGTGAAGGTTCTTTGGGTGACGCTCAGGGCCATTGTAGTGAAGGTTCTTTGGGTGACGCTCAGGGCCATTATAGTGAAG
This genomic window from Ostrea edulis chromosome 4, xbOstEdul1.1, whole genome shotgun sequence contains:
- the LOC125671781 gene encoding selenoprotein N-like is translated as MHFLYLKFLFFFIFFVALFGFTLYVRYRDKHSEQLQTRDHAVASNEDSQDIVRVCTDGEVPLNVRYQPLNLKSLGDDVSGSNLVKSEEEYINALLNWTKPNQNLTCIEESRFMEFWVPGKDVGDIWKLYEGEAGELSHNRHTPPIYSGIQRVISDLLQSFHGNPFLQTRFEPRGGYATLHATAGSIVNIYIRFHAEFQLNKEPLLPFWFTPAYFTGNLILNTQTNKMLYFHLYVPNTKELNVDLEWYGSNRPTDNLMVDIGYLPLMELKSQPFYGERNFKWSRETSVKEAESQLEKAFFPFKQVEYLPFEEAIKMAKGETKLIHHIVLWGALDDQSC
- the LOC125671798 gene encoding uncharacterized protein LOC125671798 isoform X1 — encoded protein: MAQGIVCLSLVILGCCYLLSSHLIQNPFTSEQLAVLANANFRDLPFRLQVALRRRPKTGDNSHFCCSTDTSTPIGYKTVSKVVSEIIKVGKVVQVGENSCGFLNTGKCHQNELRYEEKVITHLTYEEMPLIQQCPSSNIVCCNHYVNITGNCMCMCLTRINCSVSLLFYIPFRISLLK
- the LOC125671798 gene encoding uncharacterized protein LOC125671798 isoform X2, translated to MAQGIVCLSLVILGCCYLLSSHLIQNPFTSEQLAVLANANFRDLPFRLQVALRRRPKTGDNSHFCCSTDTSTPIGYKTVSKVVSEIIKVGKVVQVGENSCGFLNTGKCHQNELRYEEKVITHLTYEEMPLIQQCPSSNIVCCNHYVNITGNCMLIAEASAYKQDLIDLMQAGLLG